The region GGAAGTCGTGGCGCAAGTCCGGGCAATCCTTGCGGAATTCCCGCGCCAGCTTGGTGTTCGCGCGCTCTACTGCAACCGGGTGACCGGCGCCCACTCTGGCGGAAATTTCCACATAGGGGCTGTGGAGGAGATGGCGGGTGCCGGTCCGGGAGTTTTCGACAACCAGCGCCATCGTCTGATTATCGTCGGTCAGTCCCTGCGCCGCGGCGTCGCTGTCCCACGGGTTGGCGACGATGATGTCGGGGGCCAGCTCGCGCCCCGCGCTGGCGGGCAGGATATGAACGACCGAGATTGCGTCTGGCTTGCCATCGCCATCAAGGTCCGCCTGCGTGACGGGCGAGCGAAACCGCGGGTGCGGGGCAATGCGTGAGCGCGCCCCGTTGGCCGGTTGCAGACCGTCCCGATCATCCGTCTTCTCGGCGCTGACGGGCAGGTCCGGCCCCAGATCGCCCAGTGCGGCGCAGTCCGGATCTTCCGCCGCAAAGGTGGCAAGACGCAGATATTCCTCGTGAAGCTCGGGGTTGATCGCATCGGGATCGATCCCTTCGGCCTGAAATAGGCGCAGGGCCGATTGGTAATAGCTGGCTGCCGTGCGGCAATCATCGGTGCCGCCGCCAGTGACTGACCAGATCACCCGCCATCCGCCGTCTTGCTTCAGCAGGTACTCGCCGCCGTCGTATTCCTGCTTAGACGGCTCGATCACCACATAGGCATAAGTCGCCGTCTTGCCTTTGATCACTTTCAGCTGGTGGACGATGAACCGGATTTTGGAACCCGGTGACGGTCGCAGCGCATCCAGGATCTGCGTGCGCTCGCTCGTGCCGGGCGGTGGGGTGCGGACCTGCTGCGCGGCGGCTGGCGTCAGGCCGAGCAGAGCCACCAGCATGAAGAGGAGAGGGATGCGCGGGATGGTCATGGCATTGCGCCTTGTGCTTCGGGTGTTGCGGTCGGCTCGCAGACTGGTCTGTCGGAGAGAGCGAAGGAGTCATATTGCTCAGCGCCCAGATGCATGGTGCAGATGATCTGGCGGGCCATGTCTTGCACTTCGGTCAGACTGAACCTGCCGCTGATCCGGATGCGTCCCTCTGTGATTGGCTCGACAAGCCGGGCGGAACTGATGGACTTGTCGCCCACCGTGATGGCGACATCGGTATTCAGCAGGCGGATTGATTCGGCTTCAAGGTGCTGTGCCACCTCGGGCCGCAAGGCGATATCGAGAACCGGGAAATTGCGGTGGTCGAAGTCCAGGGCGACGCTCGCTATGTCATCGCGGGTGAACTCCCGCTGTCCAAAGTGCAAGGTGGAGGTCGGCACTGCAGAACGGTGAGGCACTGTGTCATCGCCCTTGTGCCAGGTCAGGTGCTGCCAGGGGATGACCGACCAGTCCGGCTCGTCGCACGGCCGCTGCGCTCGAGCGAAATAGGCGCCGAGATAGAGGCCTTGTCCGGTCAGGTACCAGCTGGGGAAATCCCACACGGACGTATCCGCATAGTCGCATTGATCCTCTGCCGCCTCACCATCGGCAGGCTGCATCTCGTTCGGGTAAAGCTGGCCCAGCAAGGAGACGATGCGCGGCGCGAAGATGTCACCGCGATAGTCGAAGAACGCCGGGGTGCCGGGTTGGGGTGCTGGCGGATTACCGAAATAGAGCAGATCTTCCAGCTGGAGTTCGCGGCCGGTCCGGGTGTCGAAGGTCACGCCTTGCGTGCCGAAATCGGGGTGGGCCGTGCCGGCGCAGCTCCAGCTGGCAAACCAGGCATAGCTCACGAAATCGTCGCTGAGGTACGGCGCTCTTGCCTCGGAAACGTCCATGCCCGATTGGCCGCCAAACCCTTCGCAGCCGAACCATTGCGACACGCGCTCCCACTGCTGGCGTTCTAGTGCGGCATTGATCCGGGCCAGAACCGGCGCGGGATAGCCGCTTTCGATGCGGAACAGCGTGATCCCGCTGACGGGCTCGCGCCAGTCGCGCAGGGTGCGCGGTCCATCCTGACGGATGCTGCCCGGAACCAGCGACAGGCCTGCCAGCTGGTGGCGCTCATAGGGGGAAAGATCCGCCATGTCCGCAGGCAGACCCGCCGCCAACGGGGCTGGCGCGGCCACTGGCGACAGCCGCACCGGCAGCGTGCGCCCGGCCTTGGTCGTCAGCGATCCGGCCAGTTCGGCCCCGGCGCGGTGCAGGTTCAGTCGATCACCGCTGCTGCGCGCCTCCAGCAAGAGCCTGTCGCCCGTCCAGCGACCGCCGAGGCCGATATCGAGCCGATACTTGCGATAGAAATAGCGTCCCGTCACATATTCGCCGCTGCCTTCCAGTTCCACGACGACCTGGGCGGCTCCGACCGTTCCGGCATAGACCTGGCGGTCATCGCTGGCGGCGCGCAGCGGGGCGGTTAGCAGAACGAGGCTGGCAACCAGCGCGAGGGGCTGATAGCGCACAAAAAAATGCAGGACTTTTCGGAACGTATGACCATCCATACTGCTGCTCTAAGTAAAGCCGCTTCGTCCTGCAATCGATGCCTGCGCCTCTTGATCAGGCTCTGCGCGATCGGCCTGCTGCTGCCAGCTGCGGTCCGGGCGCAAGAGGCAGACGCAGCCCCGCTGGACATCTTCATCGGCATGGTCATTGCCGATGGCGAGAACCTGGTGCTGGAGCGCTGCAATATCGTGCGCACGCGCTATCGGCTGCTGCCGGCCGCAGGCGCAGGTGATCCGCTGGCCGAGCTGCGCGGCAAGACCGGCAAGGTGCAAGCCCATGTCATTGCCAGCTATCGGGCTGACGGGGAGGCGCACATTCTCGACGTGGCGGCGATTGACAATGTGCGGCTGGGCAAGACCTGCCATCTGCTCGACGCCATCGACGAGAGCTTTGAGAAGGCCGATGCCTGGGCAGAAGCGGGGCCGGAAGCTGCGGTTGCTGCGGCTGAAGCCAGCGAAGCGAGCACCCCGGATGCCGACCGCTGGGACGCTCTCGCCGCCGGCGCTGCCGCCCCGGCCGGAGGTGAAGTGATCGGCAGCGGTGCATATGCCTATCGCTTCGTCCTGCTGCAACCGCGCACGGGGAAGCCCGCCGCCCATACCGACTATGCCCTGTCAGCCAGCCGGGCGACGGACTATGAACTGCCCTTCGTGACCGACCAGAAGAAGGTGTTTCAGGGCCGGACGGACGAAGAAGGCCGCACGCCCGTATTCCGACTGCCGGTGCGCCTGCCCGATGCCGCCTTCGACTTGCGCGAACGCTTTGGCAGCGGTCCGTTCGGCGAAACGTTTCACCTGACCGACCATAACGACAACGACCTGTTCAACGCTCCCTATGCGCTGATCACCTGCACCAGCCCGCCGCGCTACTTCCGGGGCTATACTTACCCGAACGGGGATACCGCCTATACGGCCAGCGATGGTCCCATCAATGTTCAGCTGCGCGTGCTGGACAACATCGACGAAACACTCCCCGCAAGCTGCGAGGATGGGCGGAGTGCGGACGGGGATCATGTCGTGCTCCCTACCACGCGCGAGAAAGACCCAGAATGACCATGCCGCGCCGCCTCACCTTGATCCTCGCTGGTTCAGTACTGCTGGCCGGTGTCCAGCTTCCCGCGCAGGCGCCGCAACAGCAAGCGCAAACCGCCATGGAACTGCTGGAAAAAGCGACAGAAGCCAAAGCGGTCGGCGATCATGCCGGTGCGCTCGAATTTTATAACCAAGCTGCGGCCCTGCTGGCCGAGGACCCTGCCGGGCAGGACGGGTTGGGCCTTGTGGTCCGGGCGGATCTGCAGCGCGACATTGCCCGTGCGTCCCATGCTGCTGGTACACGTGATCCATGTGCCGCGCTGGCAAAGGGCAGGGCTTATCTCGATCAGGCCCGGCGGGTACCGTCAGCAGACGGTGACATGAACGTCGGTCCGATTGCTGATGACATGGAGCAGCAGCTGGAGAGCGAAGGGCGCCGCATGCGCTGCGTGCAGCCGGGACCGCCGGCCGATATGGGCAAGCCTGACGCAGCGCTGGCGGGTCATTATTATCTTTCAGGCGTGATGGAGACCGGCTCGGAACTGCTGCTCAAGGCGGATGGCCGGTTCGAGTGGTATATCAGCTACGGCGCGGTCGATCAGGTGGCCAAGGGGCGCTGGGGTCGCACCGGCCAGACGGTGACCCTTGCAGCCGATCTGCCCGCCGGGGATGCGCCGCTGCTGCGCGTCGATCAGGCATTCCCTTGGGACGAAGCGGCCGAGCGCGGTCTGCGTAATGCGCAGCGCGCACGCGAGGCCGAAGCGATTGCCGAACGCTGCCCCTGGACCATTGGCGCGGCGGCTTCTCCGCCACTAATCCTGCCCGAAGATCGCCCCGCTCCCGGCCCTGCCGAGCAGGCGCGGGCGGCAGAGGCGAAGCGCATCGCGGAAACTGCCCGGGACGAAGCCAGCCGGGCAACCGCGAAAGGCGCGGCTGCGGGCGCAAGCGAGGCAGACCGCACGGCCGCCGAAGCCGCCATGGTGGCCTGGTACGAAGCGCATTACGAAATGGAGCAGGCCTACCGCACCGCCGCCGCGCCCCTGCCGGACATTGGCGCCCCGGTGATGCCGACAGAATGTCAGGCCGCGCCCGTCGATGCCGCCGCCGATGCGCCTATCCCGCCGTCGCAATGGCGGCGCGGCGTGGGGGTGGTGGTCGGCGATCCGGCCCGTGAAATGCGCTTGTCGCGTGTCAGCGTGACCTTTGTGTTCAGCGACGGTTACCGTGAAGCCGCCGAAACCAGCCGGGGTGGCTGGGCCTTCGTTTCCCCGAGGAGCGGCGCGGCGGTCCAGCAACTTGTCCTTGCCTGGCCGGACGGTTCCGGCCGCTCGGCATCGCTGCCGATCAAGCCGCTGGCCGAGGGTGTGCAGACGGTGGCCGTCGATACGCAGCAACTGGTCGCACCGCCCTTCGAGGTCATGCGGCTTCACGTGCAGGGCAGCGATCTCATCCCGGAAAACATGGGGCGCGGGCGTTACTCGCGCAATTGAGGGGGCACCCAGCCCGCAGTCCCACACTCCGCCTCCGGTCGATTGTGGCCGCGCGGGTCGAGGCAGACGGTCTGCCCGCCGCGATACCAGCTGTGTTCGCCGTCGGAGACCGGCGTACAGCCAATGCAGGCCCATGCCCGCTTCCCGGTGAACGGATAGGCCCCATCGTAGATTGCCGGAATGACCAGCTTCAGGCGGCGATCGGCATAGCCGAACTTGTCGCCAAGCCGTACCCGCACCAGACCATCCTCAAACACGTCTGGCGCGTTGTCGAAGGTCGGCACCAGCAGTGCATAACCATCGCGCCGGACATAGGCATAGCCTGCTGTGCGGATGGCAAAGGTGGCAAGCCCATGCCGGTCAAAGCGCAGCTGCCGCAGCGCGTCTGGCCCGACGGCATAACTGCCATCGGGGTTCGGGGTGGCGCAGTCGCCCAGCGATTCGAAAGTGCCATCCTTGAGCATCGTGCAGGGCAAGGCTTTGCTTTCGGGGTTTCCTGCTGCGCGCACGGGATAAAGGTCGCGCTCGCGCACATAGCCGCCGCGCGGGGTGCCGGGCGGATCGTACCAGGTGATCCGGACCATGCCCGGCAGCGACCAGGCCGCGCCATAGGTCCTGGTAACCCATACGCCAGCATCGCGGGATAGCGCGGCGCGGCCTTTCGGCTTGAGGCGAAGACCCTCTTTGGCCTCTTCCAGCTCGAACAGCTGCGGGCGGGACCGGGCAACGACCGCCGCCCCGACGAGGCTATTGGCGACGTGGCCGGCCCGGTCGAAGCTGATCCGCCAGCGGCAAGCGGCCGGGCGATTTGCATCGTCGGGTCCGACCTCCAGCGTGATCTGATCGTTGAAGCCGCCGCGCGCCCGCGAATAAAGCGTGGTGGTGAAGGTGGCGGCAGGGCGCTGCGGATCCCAGGACATGAGCTCATAGCTCTCGCCCAGTTCGGGACGCTGATACTGGGTGACCGGCTTTAACGGTCCGCTGAAGAACACCCGGCAATCGCCGTCGTGCAAGTACCCGGACAGAGTTCCGGTTTCCCGGTCAGCGGCAAGGATCAACCGATCGTCGCCAAAGATGCCACTTTCCAGCGTGGGCGGGAGCTCCGCCGCCATGGCAACCGTTGCCACCGCACTGCCCGCGATTATGGCGAGGACAGGAAAACCAAAACGCGCAAATACTGTCATCGTCCCGTCATTGCGCAAAAGGACGGATGAGCGCCAGTGCTTGTTAGGGGTGTCGCGATTGGATATCGGGCAAGTATGCTGCGCCAAGCCTTAATTCTGTTATTACTCGCAGCATCGCCTGCGCACGCTTTGGACGGCGCTGACTTCGATCCGGCCGAAGTCGATATTGCAGATGCCATCAACTGCCATCTCGACGCCCCGAGCTACAATGCCTTCGCCTGGGCCCTGAGCGGCGAAGAGAAGCTTGCTGAGCGCTTCGGCTGGCGAAAGATCGAGAGCCCCAATCCGTTCCTCGCCCAATATGAGTTGCCGCAGCCAGTGCTGGTTACCGGCACGTGGTCGACACGCCGGATCGCGTTCAGCTCCAGCGGCGTCATGGCAATATTGGATCTGGCTGATCCCGCCGAGATCGCCAAAGAGGAAGGTATCGTCAACGCACTGGAGAGCGATGCCGCCGTCGCGGAAATCGCCAGGGCAGCGCAAACCGCTGGTGTTGCCACCCGCAACGAAGTCGAAGCGGAGACGCCGTTCCGCAAATTCCTCGGTCAACGCATCCTCGTTGACGTGACCGAACCAGCCAACGAGGCAGACGAGTTCGGGACCCACACAGTGATTGCCCGTTCCATCTCCAACGTTACCAGTCACCCGGGCAAGACCCTTTATGGCTGCTCCTACCGGATCGAGCTGCTGGATCGTGACGGAAAGCCGCTTTGACAAACACTGTGGTTGGCGAACGGTCTATCAGGTGGCGGACCTGGTCAAACTCAACCTGCATCGTGCAGCAAGCCTGCCGCCGCGCAGGGTTCGGTCAGTCAGGCAGAATTCGCGCGCGCGTCCGGGGGCTGGCAGGACTAAGCGTTACCCCGTAGAGCACTCATTATATATTATCATATTCTGATATTAAGATGCCGGCCAGTTCAAGCCTTGTTGCAAGCCAATGGAGTCGGCCCCATGACAAACGCCAATCTAATTTATCAGATCGACGAAGCGATCGGCGCGCACGGCATGTGGAAGATGCGGCTGCGTGCGGCAATGCGCACGGGCAAGTCTGACATTTCGGCGCATGAAGCCGGTTGCGACGGCAACTGCAAATTCGGCCAATGGCTCAATTCCACGGCGCTTTCTGCTGAGGCCAAGGCAGACGTGCCCTATAAGGTCGTCAAACGTGTTCACGCCGATTTTCACCGGTCTGCCGGGCATGTCATGTCGTCGGCGCTTGGCGGCCGCCAGCGCGAAGCAGAGGAGCGCCTCGAAGGCGAGTTTATCCCGGCATCGGAAAAACTGGTCCGAGCGTTGATGAAGTGGAAGTCGGAACTGCAAAAGGGCATCCGTCGAGCCGCTTGAGCGCGGTCTTGTTGCTGGTGCGCGCTGCGATTGAATATTTTGAGCGCAGCTGAACCTATCCGCCTTTGCCTTCGAAATCGACGAGCAGATAATTCTGTCTTACGCTGGCTCGACGCTGTTAGCCTCTAAAGTGACGCCAAGGTGCCTGCGCACTACGCCAAAAATGGCAGCAAGATTGTCCATGCTCGGATTGCCCTTTTCGGAGAGCATCCGGTGCAGGCTCTTGCTGGGCCGATTGGTTTCAGTGGCAAGGCCTTCGAATCCAACTGAGGCATTGACCAGATCGCGCAGGATCAGACGCGCGACATGAGGTTCGCCGTTGAGAAAAGCGGTGGCGGCTTCGTCGAGCATGGCCTTGGCGAAGGCGGGGTCGCGCGCGGCACGTTCCTTCACCGTCGCCTTGAAATCGCGTGTCAGCGCCACCTTGCCTAACTCCTTGCCTTCTTCGCCTTGGCCTTCCGGCCTTTGTACTCATCGAGCAATGCACCGGCCTGCCTGATATCCGACTGTTGCCGCTTCTTGGTCCCGCCCACGAAGAGGATGATCAGTTGCTCGCCATCCTGAGTCAGATAGAGGCGGTATCCCGGGCCCCAATCGATCCGGCACTCACCAAGCCCGCCGCCGATCCATTTGACCTTCGACAGGTTGCCGAGTTCCATTCGGACGATGGCGGTCGCCACCTTGGCTGCGGCCTGGACATCGAGATCATCGAACCAGCCCCGGAATGGGCAGCTGCCATCCTCGCGGATATACTCCTCAACAATCACATTGCACCGCGATGGGTAACATATTCGTTACCTTTCGTCGAGTGATTCATTGGCGCCATGATCAGGCAGCAGGGGCGGGGCGGCGCAGCCCGGCTGCACCTTCATCGAGCAGGCGCGCAATCTCGTCCGAGGTGCGCCGCACGGCGAGTTTCAGCGCCTCGTCGATATGGATATAGTCCTGCGTCACATTCTGCGAGGCGTGGCCGAGCATGGCGCGGATGGTGAGTTCGGTGAACCCCAGTTCGCCAGCGATGCTGGCGAAGGTGTGGCGCAAGGTATG is a window of Novosphingobium sp. THN1 DNA encoding:
- a CDS encoding CZB domain-containing protein; the encoded protein is MLQANGVGPMTNANLIYQIDEAIGAHGMWKMRLRAAMRTGKSDISAHEAGCDGNCKFGQWLNSTALSAEAKADVPYKVVKRVHADFHRSAGHVMSSALGGRQREAEERLEGEFIPASEKLVRALMKWKSELQKGIRRAA
- a CDS encoding type II toxin-antitoxin system RelE/ParE family toxin, yielding MIVEEYIREDGSCPFRGWFDDLDVQAAAKVATAIVRMELGNLSKVKWIGGGLGECRIDWGPGYRLYLTQDGEQLIILFVGGTKKRQQSDIRQAGALLDEYKGRKAKAKKARS
- a CDS encoding WG repeat-containing protein, with amino-acid sequence MAAELPPTLESGIFGDDRLILAADRETGTLSGYLHDGDCRVFFSGPLKPVTQYQRPELGESYELMSWDPQRPAATFTTTLYSRARGGFNDQITLEVGPDDANRPAACRWRISFDRAGHVANSLVGAAVVARSRPQLFELEEAKEGLRLKPKGRAALSRDAGVWVTRTYGAAWSLPGMVRITWYDPPGTPRGGYVRERDLYPVRAAGNPESKALPCTMLKDGTFESLGDCATPNPDGSYAVGPDALRQLRFDRHGLATFAIRTAGYAYVRRDGYALLVPTFDNAPDVFEDGLVRVRLGDKFGYADRRLKLVIPAIYDGAYPFTGKRAWACIGCTPVSDGEHSWYRGGQTVCLDPRGHNRPEAECGTAGWVPPQLRE
- a CDS encoding DNA-binding protein, yielding MALTRDFKATVKERAARDPAFAKAMLDEAATAFLNGEPHVARLILRDLVNASVGFEGLATETNRPSKSLHRMLSEKGNPSMDNLAAIFGVVRRHLGVTLEANSVEPA